The Apium graveolens cultivar Ventura chromosome 3, ASM990537v1, whole genome shotgun sequence sequence AACGCTTgtccaaatattgaaaaaaactTTTCAATACATTTCACAACAATTTGTAATGTATAGTTCGACTTGTAAATTTTACTTTTCAATCTCAAATTTTTAGGTACACTTTCAATCTCAAATTTCATACTTTAATTCATAGaagattcatataaattcatataaaattCAATGAAAATACATAGATTCGAATGAAAATTAGACGATCAATACAATCCActaaattttatgaaatatattGGTCCTAACCAAAAATACCTAGTATATTAGAAAGACCACCGGATAACCGGTGTTGAGCAACTCCTTGCGTACTATCCACGAAACATGCAATATGGTAGAGAACAAGTACACAACCATCACGGATATGGCCTTCCGTAAGTTTCCAAGGGTAAGGGTTGGAGTCGTTCCAAATGGTAACCGGAATCGTATTCGAGCCATCGTAGAGACGAAATCTTGCAAAATATGTCCCGCGTTCCCTCTCCGTCCCTCCCGTTAGGTGTGAAACCCAACCCTTCACATATTCGATGCGTATTTGGTCCATATTACAACCCTCACGAGGCCTCAAGTTTACAATATCGACAATCCGATCACATTTAACAAGCTTACCGCCATTCCATCCGGATTTTTTCCATTTTCCATCGGGCGTGTTGTTGCCCAAATTCAAGATGGGAAGGAAGTACGGATCCGGATGAGAGTTCACCAATCTCCACGGTTCAGTACCCTCCATCCAATTGCATGCCTCGATCCAATTTTTGACCCTATAAGCCTCCTCATCGGGTGGGTACAAGTCCGTTTCCTCTTCCTCCACATGGGGCGGCTCGTCATTATCCACAAGGGGCATCAACTCGGCACATGCATCTTCCATCTCACTAAAGGTTGGTGAGACCACATCTTCCTCGTCATTATCCTCATACCACGAGTCGCTCGGTAGGGAGTCCGAGAATGTGTTGCTAACGTGGGAAACCGAATCACAACTATGATCGGAGTTGTTCTCACCACTATACTCGCTAGTCATGTTACCTATCACAATAAAACATAATTATATGACAATAATTGGcaattatatgacaataaaaCATAACAAAAAAGAAAGCAATGTTAAACACTTAAAATTGAAATCCATTTAAAGATTACAACATTCGGTTACAAAATGGTACACCACTAATTATATTGCGATTCTTGAACATTTTTAAGATCTTCTAGTCTACTAGCACACTTCCTTTTATCATGGCCTTCCATTTGACAATAAGTGCACCTTCTTGGCGGCTTATCCTTTTTACCAATCGATTCTATTGGACTTTTGAAACGAACGTCCTTCTTCCTCCCTTTAGTTTGGGACATAATAGGGTCAATAATTGTTTCTTCATGAGCACTTGCATTTGGAGCTTGCGAATTGCTTTCGTAAGATTTAATTCCATCAACGCTCATTTTTTCGAGAATTGGTATTTCTCGATTCATCACTCCAACGGCATAATCATACCGTTCCTTGGATGCAATGCTACTTTGATAAAAACTCATGGTTAACATTGTCATGCTATTAAATCGATCGGTTGAGGTCATCTCATGACTTTGTCCAACATCCAAATTGTAAGGCAacacaccatcaactctattggcaTGCATTGTCCACCTCCGGTTTATGTAATACGGGGGAATTTCCGAAACCCGTTACTTAGTGAAGACCGCCATTAGGTGTCTACAAGGTAGCCCCGAATGTTCAAGCATTCTACACGTACACATTCCCAAAGAGCTTGCTTTCTCGAATGCCACAAAATAAACATTTCTTCTCGTAGGCTCGGACATGGGCCTATAACAACTATAGTACGTATAAACATCCCCCATTCTCTCCCCTTCTTCACTAGCTCGTCGGTCTTTTTCAACAAAGTATTTTGAAGACTCGACCAATTCATCTTGAAATCTTCTAAACATTTCCTTAGTGTAGATACAAGAAGCATGATACTCCAATGTGGTATGCAATTTCATGGGACGTTTTAGATTAATGGTGACATAATCTTCTTCCTTATCCCTCATAAATTGCCTTGCCAATGCTTTTTGGGCATTTTCAATTAATTCCTTCAAACCCGTTGCCGAACTCACATACTTATCAAAAAAAGAATTCATCCCCTCACTCCTCGATGTACTATTTTGAAACGCCGAAAATTTGTTTCTAGTATATGCAGGAATCCACTTGTGTTTCAACTCATATAACCCCTTTAACCATTTATGATCTTGCAAGTGATACTTTTCCACAAACGACGCCCATCTAGCTTCAAAAACACATTCGGTGAGAGATTTATAAATGCAATTGTTGAAGTCCGTCTTGAATTCCGGAAAAGCCGAATAATAATGAGCTAATTTCTCCGAGAATTTTTGACTAATGTGTCAAGAACACAATAAATGGGTAGTATTCGGGAGTACAACCGCAATAGCGCTTGCCATGGCTTGATCTTGATCCGTGATTATAGTCAATGGAGGATTATTCCCCACACCTTCAAGCCAAGTACGAAAAATCCACTCAAAAGTCGACGCGTGTTCATCCCGCATCAATGCAAACCCGAAAATTACCGATTGATAATGATGATTGACTCCGGTAAATGGGACAAATGGCATTGCATACCTATTTGTCCAATAAGTGGTATCAAAAGCCATAACATCGCCAAAATTTTGGTAGGCCATTATACATCTCGGATCAATCCATACTAGACACTTCAAGCGATTCTCTTCATCGACTTCGGtcctaataaaatatttagaaccACTTTCTTCATTCAACCTATGCAACAAGTCCAACCTCGTTTGGGCGTCACTAATCTCAAACCTTTTCTTCCTCTCGTCTCTTAACACATTCCTAACATGTTGAACATTGAAACCAACTTTGTCATTACCTCCATGAATGTTACCAATCACATTCATCACTTGACAATTACGAACCCCCGAACCATAAAGCGTTTTTATCAAACTACGGGTCGCGGTGTTGACATGTCTTTCTCGTTGTACCAAATTCATCTTAATAGGGGAAACAAGACCGTGATTGTGTACCAATTCAATGCTAGTTACCTCTCAGTGAcgttttttcttttgataattgacaTACATCCTCACCTTGCACTCGCTTTTAGGAAGAACCTCTCTACGCCATTTATTTTGACTACTCTCGGCGACGACACTTTTTCCATAAAGCCTACAAACATATAAACGACCATATATCTCGTTGTCTTTATTATGATGGCTAGCTTGAATTTTAATCGCAAATCCATTTCGTAAAGCATAAGCCCTAAAAAAATGACCGGCCTCATCCACACTTTGAAAAATTTGGTTCAAATATGGAACTCCCCCCCCCCATCAACATTTTCATACAAATTTGCATCCTCTACATTATCAATTTCATCCTCACCCTCAACATTATCACTATCATTTTCAACCTCATTTTCCATCACTTTCATCTTCAACATCAACCAAATCGtcatctaaattaataaattccTCATTTCTATCTACAAAATCATCATCTTCAACATATACAGGGGTTTTAGGTTCTTCACTACTATTTAAACTATCAAGATGTAAACTACAATCAATAGCCtctttttttttcattttgaCGTTTATGACGAAACATACGAGCAAATAATTTATCCGCCATGAAAATGTGAAATTTAAGACAAGAAATATATCTTGAATTGACAAAACAACTTGAAGTTCTTGATGAAAATGCCCCAAAATCGCCTAAAATGTAAACTTGGAGAGAGTAGAATTTTTCTAGAAAATTTTGGTGTTTTTGTGGTGAAATGAGGTGCTGTTGGGATGCTGGGGATAAGGGGACAGCACCAAACCGCGGAAATTTTCCGCGGTCCGTCCAGACCAACCGCTGAAACTTTCCGCGGTCCGGGTATCATCTCACCCGTTAATCCCCATCCAACGGCCCTTAAACTGTTTGGTAACAACCTAATAATAGCAAACAGTTGCTACATATTGGTCCCCTTAGTTTTATGCTTTATGCTTGTCTATCGAGATAAATAAATTATTACTACAACTTAACGTGTATTGTCCTGTGAAGTAAAATGGTGTTATAATCTGTTTTAAAAATTATCGATTTTATCGATTAATCATTCGatcaattattttaatatattatgtCGATTCGGTTTTATAATTCGATTAATTACTGTATTTTtcttaaattaatatatttagttttatatattaattatttttatattttattaaatatatctgaTTAATACTCCGATCAATCACAGATTATTCAGTTAATTACTGAAAGGTTGTTATACCGAACAATGCTGATTTTCGCTTTTTAGAATAAGGACGTTACTAAGAAATTAATCCAAATTAATCCATGAGTTTTTTAAGCGGCGGTGTAATTAAAAAAGAGcaatattaaatatccaaaaatattatcattttttttaaatgacACGTGTCATCTTCATATTAATACATGAGGGGCACATCTCATTTATGAGTAAATATTTAATATCATGATGACAACTCATTGTTCGGAAATCGTTtcgaaaaatgatttttgaaagaCTAGCATTTTTCATTAAAAAAGATATAACAAAGTTGTCGATGAACTTTTTCACTTTAATAGTTTGGGGTTAAATTTAATAGTTTGGCCAGACATTACTTTTATTATTCGCGAAAGTGATTACAATAACTacttttttgaaaatattttttttcacatAAAAGTGACTCATAGCTACCTTCTCGAATATTAGAAAAATATTCGATTAATATATCACAAATTTTAAATTCCGGTATCATTAAAATTAGGTAAAGTTTGGACACTTGTATGCAATTTACTCAAATTGAAATCATATTTGGATATCCCAAATACTACTTATTATCAATTACCAAAAGAGAAGAAGATGCATAGTTGGTTAATGGGCCTGTTTGTGTGACAACTTATAAgtttgtaatagagtttattaagGAGTATTTGTCGACTCCATTTATAGGTTGattttataacttataagttcataagttgaatgttagtaatgacatactttttttttatcgtaggtaacccgcagccgctacccttcgggtgcgcacttgGTAAatcctacgggctcacgcaatagcctgtaAATAACGTGAACCAAGGTAcaccgcatttaagcgacagacttTGACTTAGGatgcataatcataaattcttctCCCGTGTcattcgaacctgtgaccaagagaatagttttcctctctttaaccaactgagccaacccgTGCGGGCAACAACGACATATTTTTTcttaacttattttgatttttcgtttttttattaactttaactttaaaatttatgtttataaatattatattaattcaaaactcatgaattaagataattgtatataaaaaatatttgttttagttcatttaaataaaaataattctgACTTTTAAGTAAAGTTattcaaacacttatataacttataatttttaatttacttattatttataagttacttattcattttaaattataagttatttattCTAATATTTCCCAAACAGGCACAATGTATCCATTAAAAATGCTTATTTACTTCATTTATTTAATGTACGACGTATAAACCccaaaaaaagaaaattttcttTTGAAAGATTTTATACTTAGCATTGTAAAACCATTAACGAATGTGATCCCAGTTGTGTGAACGAACAAGTAATAACACAAAAATTACAACTGATTAAGCCCAATTACAAACAACCGATTAAGCCCAATTACAAACAGTAAGTAAGCAGCAACATATAGCCCATATAAGGGCTGTATATTGGTGGACTATGCTGAGGCCCAAAACCGGATCCACTTGCAAGTTCAAATTGAACTCTTCACTAAAGTCTTCTTACAATTCAACTGAATCTTGTTTGTCAAACACTTTACAAAATTTCGAGTTTTGAAAATATTACAAATTGGTTtgtaaataatttataattttttcacAAAGTTATGTTTTTCCAAATAATTAAGCTTAGTGAATGCTAATAGCTACTAAAGTTTAGGATCATATTCCTTATTTTCAATCAAAACCCCATACATGTCATTTGTGAAAAATTTTGTAGCACATGAATCTAGCATTTTTTATTGATATACTTCATAAAGGATACTCTGAGGGgtcatttgttaaatctgaacGATAATTTCTAGAACATTAGAAATTCTGAATGATAAAAATTTCTAGACGCGGGATgaacaaatattgtttgataaaaaATTTCTGAAtgataatatatatttaattgttGTTAATTGTTATTTTGATTAAGTAATTGAAAAAAAATAGTTTTGCGATATTACAAtgaacatttttttataattattttgctgcaaaaagttaaaaattattgaaaatttTAGTTTTATAACTATATTGATAAGGTTATTTTGGTTGAAATTACTCGTTGagaaaaatgaaatattaaaGTATGTACTAATGTATTTTGTTTATAATTAAGCATGTACTCCCTCAGTCTTTACATTATTTTTTGGCACGCTTTTTAATACTCGTTTAaagtataatttcataattttttttaatttttttctgaataaaagtttttTGTTTAAactgtttttttaaaaaaaataaaaaatattatgaaactatattttataaaaatctcAAAATTATTGAACGTAAACATCCAGTGGAATGGAGGTAGTAATAAAGTACCAAATGATAAAGTAAAAATTAGGCAACGGGATAGGTATACGCATAACGCAACGAACGGTCATGTATCATCCAACTTCCTTTTTTCGGTGGAGTCATCCAGACAATTTCTTGTTTTGTCCACAATAATTTTTGTGTCTTCCACATAAATATTAATCAAACAAATGATCTTAACAGGAGGTATCATTCAGTTTGGTATCATTCTACTAGGCTTACGACGAACTTATAAATATTACGAAAATATATTGTATTTGAGCAGGGTTTTAGTGCATTGTACTGTGTAAGTGTTTTGCTTTGGATTCTAAATATGAGCCTTTTAAGTAAAGCATTCTGGTGTACATCCAATGAAGTCAACTAGTTAGTTATATGATGAATTACCCTACAAAATTTTGGTGTCATTAAGAATTACTTGTACTTGTTTAGATATCAGAAGAAAACGATCATTTCCTACCATGCGTTTAGTTGAAAATGGCCCATATTTGGTAGGAAAACGGGTCATTTACGAAACATTTCGTATCATGTTATAGCTTAGCATCACGAGCTTCAAACAGCAATGCATATATAAATGTGAGAGCAAGTGATCAGAGATCTCTATTAGGATTCTCTGAGCTTAAATTATGTTCATCGAATATTGTAAACGAGCTTTCGATTATATAATTGGCAGTACTGGGAACGACATTACCAGTAGTAAAGACTTCCATGTGCTATATATGCATGCATCAGTTCCAAACTCAGAAGCTTTCCAGTCAATTCTTCATTAATATATACATATGACTTATACTTATCCACATACAATGGACCAACTGTTTACAACAGGCCTTTCTGTCTTTATGTCTCTCTTGTGTTTGCTTACTATAGAATTAAATCTATACTAAGCTACATAGTACATGAATAAGTTCAAGTAACATGTCATTAATTATATATGGATCACACATTTAGTTGTTATAAACAGGGTCGGAATCAGGATTCCGAAATAAACAGGGTCGGAATCAGGATTTCGAAACAGCTAGAACTAATTATTGTTATAGACAGGGTCGAAATCAGGATTTTGACACAACCGGGACTAATTAAACTGCTAAAAGCAGGGTCGTAATCAGGATTCCGAAACAGCCAGAACtaattattgttataaacagggTTAAAATCAGGATTTTGAAACAACAAGGACTAATTAAACTGCTAAAAGCAGGGTAGAAACCAGGATTCTAAAACAGTCGGGCTAATTATACTTTTATAATCGGGGTCGGAACCAGAATTTCGAAACAGTCGGAACTAATCCAAGTTCAGGAAGGACCGGAGTACAGAATAGGCCCCCGGACAAAAAGGAAAAAAATGATTTATGAGGAGCTGAGCAAATGTACATATTTATGATTTATGAATGCAAGTAAAGGGAGAAAGAAAAGAGTAAATACAGATCAAGTGATGTAGATGTGGGGAGCAAGAAGAGCAAGGTGAAAGACACTCAAAAACATTAAAGAGCTGTGATGTTGGAGAGCCCACATGTTTCAACCAAACTATATGAGTTTTTGATTCACATATACAAATAGATAGCAGAGAAACCGAAACATTATCAAAGCATCAATATTCTTTCCCAGCTTGGTGATGTGTGTGTCTAGGTAGAGATATagataaattcataaatcatgtTTGCAACAGCTTAGTATACCAGCCTTTCCCCAACATCTACAGTAAGTCACCCCACTGTCTCCCTTCTTCCTTCCATTCACTTCACTTCCTTATTTTGTAGTCTCTATATCTGTCACTATATTTTTTTAATCACATGACAAATAAATTACCCGGTACGCTGCGATTGACaactctgataccatgttaagtaacCCGTCGCTCTAACCCTGCATGTATATTAGTTCTGTGGCCTTTCGGTTTTGATATTGATCAGAACAATTTCAGTCGAAAATGTTTCGTTCGCTTGCAATTCGTTCATTTCGTGTCGTTTGGAACGGGACATTCACATATATGGTGGATAGAGTACATTCACGTTTACTTGTAGTGTAATTTTAGCTGGATCTCAATATTACTCCCTGGACATTCACAACACATAAATGTGTAATAAATGTACAATGTACTGATATTGTGTAAAATCATATGTACTGTAATCTAGAATCATGAATGCAGAATTGCAGATGCATGCAAACAGAAGCAGCAGCTATTGGTACTCTGATAGCAGATAATTAAATAGATGTAAATGTAACAAATGTAAATGAAGGACAGGTAAATTAAATATTTGCCATTTATCTACTTGCACTGTTGCACATAGTGTTCAATGTGCATCACTCCGATGCATATATAACTATAATATCATCAACTTCATAGCAATAGAAATTAAAAAAGAcatatttattttctgaaaaatgagcacaaaacataTATTGTAGCATACTACCGCGTTAAGTAATCAGTCCGTCTAAAACCTTATGGTGGTAGAGGAAGGTCCGAAATACCAGGTTAAGTAACAACTCCGTCTAAAACCTTAATGTGGAAAAAGAAGGCCTGAAAaggatcttatactctttaacataCCGTGATTATTTATCGCAGTATGGTATGTTACAAACATCGTTTGTCCTCGAGAATACCAGAGTAAAGAAGAGGATAAAGTAAAGAATGGGTGCAAGGAGTAAATAAGAATGGAGGAAGAATAAGAAGATGAGATAAGGATAAATGGATCAGAAAGGCCTCTTAATTGCATGCGAAACCCCGCCTAATACTAACATTTCTAAAACTGTAACTGATGCTAAGTGTTGCCAGATGATCTCAATTCTCAACAGCATTTGACATTTACACTACACTACATTTCTGCTATTAATTATGCACTTGTAAGCATATGTGTGCACAACTGTGTACAAGTACTGCATAAATCCTGACCTCCATTTTATTTATTATGCAAAGCTGCTCAGTTTAATATACCATGTCAGGCAATCAGATCTTCCACAATGTCAAGAAAATTAACATACTTTGTGTACATGTATGTACAGTGTATGTATAACTCATTAACATCAATCATCTTCATTATCTTACACTAAATCACATGTGATTCAGCACCAATGATAGAAACATTAACATTAAATCAAATCAAGTACATTTAAAGTTTGTAGAACAACAACCCTAAGgctaattaaataataattataatccCTAAAATCTCAAGGAAACTAATGTTCCACACTCCTCTCCCCTTACCACATCAAGATTTATTACATacataattataaataaaatattagaaattaattataataaattataaggGGAGCTAGGTACTTAATTTGATAATTTAGGGCAACTTTTTACCAAGAGTGTGCTTGTTATTATGCATCCAAACCTTAAGAACATGTCGTTTAAGCCCAGTCTCCGCGCAAAAATTCTGCACCAGAGCCTCATCTTGCTTCTGTATTCGCCACCCCAGTCTCTCCGCCAGCTCCAGCATCCGCTCCTTCTGATCTGGTGTAAACTTCGTCCTAAACCTCTTTCTCGGAGACAAACCACCACTAGGACCACCTCGACCACCCCCACCACCACCACCACTACTACTCGGATTAGACATATCCTCATCCATTTCCAACTCCCTGGAGTTGGAAGGAAGTGCCAAAGGCCTTTGCTGGCTCATCGGGGTCACGTGTAAGTACCCCGATGGACGGTGATAGTATTGGTGCTGCTGAACATGACCTAGTGTGCCTAGTGTGCCTAGTGCTCCTTCTCCTTCGCTTTCTCTGCGGTGAAAATTTCTGTGACAATTACACGCAGCGCATTTTAGCGCATCTAGGGTTCCTTCTTCACCGGCCGCCATGAATTCTCCACATCCATCAACAGCACTGCCGCCTATTCCAACAGCGTGGTTTTTTAAACACTCCTTGTACTTATATCCGCCGATTTTTCGAGTACTCGTTGCAGCAGCAACCATTGAACCTCCCTCTCCCGAGCCGCCAATTCTTGGCCTCATCATAGAATCATAATTTGTAGGAGGCATATGCATCCCAATTTCTTCATCTTGATCATCATGCTCCTCAAAATCCATATTTTTTTGTGTATTTTTTTTAAGGAAAAAGGTTTTAGTTCTCTCTCTTCTTACTCTTGAACAATTGTGTAATATCCAGCTACTATCTACTGAGCAGATCCAACATCTTGGTCGGCTttaatatatacacacacaagGTCATATCATTTATGTTCGTTACAAATTATTCTAGTTTATAAATTTTACGAACCCGTAACAAATGAAAGATCATATATTTATGTTCGTTacaaaaattattttagttttaaaTTTTACGAACATGTAACAAATGATGACGTTACTATTACTTATCCTCTCAGTGATA is a genomic window containing:
- the LOC141711238 gene encoding protein FAR1-RELATED SEQUENCE 5-like, giving the protein MTIWLMLKMKVMENEVENDSDNVEGEDEIDNVEDANLAYALRNGFAIKIQASHHNKDNEIYGRLYVCRLYGKSVVAESSQNKWRREVLPKSECKMNLVQRERHVNTATRSLIKTLYGSGVRNCQVMNVIGNIHGGNDKVGFNVQHVRNVLRDERKKRFEISDAQTRLDLLHRLNEESGSKYFIRTEVDEENRLKCLVWIDPRCIMAYQNFGDVMAFDTTYWTNRYAMPFVPFTGVNHHYQSVIFGFALMRDEHASTFEWIFRTWLEGVGNNPPLTIITDQDQAMASAIATDFNNCIYKSLTECVFEARWASFVEKYHLQDHKWLKGLYELKHKWIPAYTRNKFSAFQNSTSRSEGMNSFFDKYVSSATGLKELIENAQKALARQFMRDKEEDYVTINLKRPMKLHTTLEYHASCIYTKEMFRRFQDELVESSKYFVEKDRRASEEGERMGDVYTYYSCYRPMSEPTRRNVYFVAFEKASSLGMCTCRMLEHSGLPCRHLMAVFTK
- the LOC141710497 gene encoding zinc-finger homeodomain protein 1-like, whose amino-acid sequence is MDFEEHDDQDEEIGMHMPPTNYDSMMRPRIGGSGEGGSMVAAATSTRKIGGYKYKECLKNHAVGIGGSAVDGCGEFMAAGEEGTLDALKCAACNCHRNFHRRESEGEGALGTLGTLGHVQQHQYYHRPSGYLHVTPMSQQRPLALPSNSRELEMDEDMSNPSSSGGGGGGGRGGPSGGLSPRKRFRTKFTPDQKERMLELAERLGWRIQKQDEALVQNFCAETGLKRHVLKVWMHNNKHTLGKKLP